In Sphingomonas sp. PAMC26645, one DNA window encodes the following:
- a CDS encoding S41 family peptidase, translating into MRARFGTMLAIAAMLSGCGGSDGNTNSTGGGAGGAIGVTPTPTPTATAGCSLRERQDWAAAQLREWYLFPDTLPATLSPAGYTTVDSYIDALTATARAQRKDRFFTYLTSIKEENAYYASGSSAGFGIRFALDRTGQRLFAAESFEGAPALAAGIDRGAEILAIGTTSSNLRTVSAIISAEGTAGLTTAFGPDTTGTARVFRVSDAAGTRDVTVAKADFSLLPVSSRYGAKIIEDSGQRVGYINLRTFISTAEPPLKTAFANFRAQGVTKVIIDLRYNGGGLVATSEYLGDLLGGGRSTSEVFDYTTFRTEKASNNETRFFAPQPESIAPTRIAFIGSGGTASASELLINAFTPYLHGNSALIGTNTYGKPVGQIALDKPACDDRLRVIAFATQNAARNGNYFDGLASTVEATCRATDDIGFPLGDAREASTRRALDFLAGRSCSAITSDVNAQSARTTAGTRQDLLIPAVPTTAQRMVPGSF; encoded by the coding sequence ATGCGGGCACGGTTCGGGACAATGCTGGCGATAGCTGCGATGCTGTCGGGCTGCGGAGGTAGCGACGGCAATACGAACTCGACCGGTGGTGGTGCCGGTGGCGCCATTGGCGTTACGCCGACACCCACGCCGACCGCAACCGCGGGCTGTTCGTTGCGCGAACGCCAGGACTGGGCCGCCGCACAGCTGCGCGAATGGTATCTGTTCCCTGATACGCTGCCTGCGACCTTGAGCCCTGCGGGGTACACGACAGTCGATAGCTATATCGATGCACTAACCGCGACCGCGCGGGCGCAACGCAAGGATCGGTTCTTCACCTACCTGACGTCGATCAAGGAAGAGAACGCCTATTACGCCTCGGGATCGAGCGCTGGTTTCGGTATCCGGTTCGCGCTCGACCGGACCGGCCAGCGGCTCTTCGCGGCGGAATCGTTCGAGGGCGCTCCCGCCCTTGCCGCCGGGATCGACCGCGGTGCCGAGATCCTCGCGATCGGTACGACATCGAGCAATCTGCGGACCGTTAGTGCCATCATTAGTGCCGAGGGCACGGCCGGGCTGACCACCGCATTCGGTCCCGACACGACCGGTACGGCGCGCGTTTTTCGTGTCTCGGACGCTGCCGGTACACGGGACGTGACCGTCGCCAAGGCCGACTTCTCGCTGCTGCCGGTCTCGTCGCGGTACGGCGCGAAGATCATCGAGGATAGCGGTCAGCGCGTCGGTTACATCAACTTGCGCACGTTCATCTCCACGGCCGAACCCCCGCTGAAAACAGCGTTCGCGAATTTCCGTGCGCAGGGCGTGACGAAGGTCATCATCGACCTGCGCTACAATGGCGGTGGCCTCGTCGCGACGTCGGAGTATCTCGGCGACCTCCTTGGTGGGGGGCGATCAACGTCCGAGGTGTTCGACTATACGACGTTCCGCACGGAGAAGGCCTCGAACAACGAGACGCGGTTCTTCGCGCCACAACCCGAGTCTATCGCGCCGACGCGGATCGCATTCATCGGCAGCGGCGGTACCGCATCGGCGAGCGAACTTTTGATCAATGCGTTCACACCGTATCTTCACGGCAATTCCGCGCTGATCGGGACGAACACATACGGCAAGCCTGTCGGCCAGATCGCCCTGGACAAGCCCGCCTGCGACGATCGTCTGCGCGTGATTGCGTTCGCGACGCAGAACGCGGCGCGCAACGGCAATTACTTCGACGGCCTCGCGTCGACCGTGGAAGCTACCTGTCGCGCGACCGACGATATCGGCTTCCCACTTGGCGACGCGCGCGAGGCGTCAACGCGTCGCGCGCTCGACTTTCTTGCGGGACGCAGTTGCTCAGCGATCACCAGCGACGTCAACGCGCAGTCTGCACGAACCACGGCTGGCACCCGCCAAGACTTGCTGATCCCCGCAGTACCGACCACTGCGCAACGGATGGTCCCCGGTTCGTTCTGA
- the rpmH gene encoding 50S ribosomal protein L34: MKRTFQPSNLVRARRHGFRARMATVGGRAVIHARRARGRKKLSA, from the coding sequence ATGAAGCGGACCTTTCAGCCGAGCAACCTGGTACGCGCACGCCGTCACGGCTTCCGCGCACGGATGGCGACGGTCGGCGGCCGGGCAGTGATCCACGCACGCCGCGCCCGCGGTCGCAAGAAGCTGTCGGCCTAA
- the gntA gene encoding guanitoxin biosynthesis heme-dependent pre-guanitoxin N-hydroxylase GntA, which yields MYQPIFQNDHPLARKFIETVQAPQFPCVGAKSALAKGQMDILVARDVRSAWDDMRISPALGETVRKYREDRAIFRTLIILFEAPALLSEEEFEAHLWARAQSLSDKDEWLGYRPDPSVSSDPDDPHFSLSFAGEAFFVVGLHPNASRPARKFESPAIVFNLHDQFEVLRDQQRYDKLRSSILARDLEYAGSMNPMLARHGESSEARQYSGRVVDESWKCPFKRGEARG from the coding sequence ATGTACCAGCCAATTTTCCAGAACGACCACCCGCTCGCGCGCAAGTTCATCGAGACTGTGCAGGCGCCGCAATTCCCCTGCGTCGGCGCAAAATCCGCGCTCGCCAAGGGACAGATGGACATTCTCGTCGCCCGTGATGTGCGATCCGCTTGGGACGACATGAGAATTTCTCCGGCGCTCGGCGAGACCGTCCGCAAATACCGTGAGGATCGCGCAATCTTCCGCACGCTTATCATATTGTTCGAAGCGCCTGCTTTGTTGTCGGAAGAAGAGTTCGAGGCACATCTTTGGGCCCGCGCTCAGTCACTTAGCGACAAGGACGAGTGGCTTGGCTACCGCCCCGACCCGTCGGTAAGCAGCGATCCCGACGATCCGCATTTCTCGCTGAGTTTCGCGGGCGAGGCATTCTTCGTCGTCGGCCTCCATCCCAATGCGAGCCGTCCGGCGCGAAAGTTCGAATCGCCGGCGATAGTGTTCAACCTGCACGACCAGTTTGAGGTGCTGCGCGACCAGCAGCGCTACGACAAGTTGCGTTCGTCGATCCTCGCGCGCGACCTCGAATATGCCGGCTCGATGAACCCGATGCTGGCGCGCCACGGTGAATCGAGCGAAGCGCGACAATATAGCGGGCGCGTCGTCGACGAATCCTGGAAATGCCCTTTCAAGCGAGGCGAAGCACGTGGCTGA
- the yidC gene encoding membrane protein insertase YidC produces MKDDKQNFVLFAVIAALILFGWPLIQGKFFPTANPPVTRIEGGKTKAVANPAADPAADGAAAIGDRNAVIASTPRIRIETPRVSGSINLKGARIDDLVLKGYDETVAKNSPPIRLLSPAGAPDAYFASFGWRAQGLTPPAADAVWTPSGATTLTPTTPVTLDATNATGQRFRIQIAVDQDYMFTVRQTVLNAGTAPVPVATYGLVNRVGISKDPSSMTIHVGPMSVDNGGAHYRPNYKDIDEAAQKFTTTGGWLGFTDKYWLTAITPDQGQAFDGQFRAGANKSYQADYALQPKQVAPGQSITQVSRFFAGAKEVRLLDRYTDQAGGVAKLDYAIDWGWFRIVEKPIFYYLDWLFRMVGNFGVAIILLTVTIRGLLFPIAQRQFKSMAAMRAVQPKMKLLQEKYKDDKVRMQQEVMALYKAEKVNPLAGCAPTLLQIPIMYALYKVLMLTIEMRHQPFVAWIKDLSAPDPLTPLNLFGLLPFTPPHMIAIGVVPIILGISMYFQFKLNPTPMDDTQKQVFKLLPWVLMFVMAPFAVGLQVYWITSNCLTIIQQKLLYARHPGLKVPVTK; encoded by the coding sequence GTGAAAGACGACAAGCAGAATTTCGTGCTGTTCGCGGTGATCGCGGCGCTGATCCTGTTCGGATGGCCGCTGATCCAGGGCAAGTTCTTCCCGACCGCGAATCCGCCGGTCACGCGGATCGAGGGCGGCAAGACCAAGGCCGTCGCGAACCCCGCCGCCGATCCGGCCGCAGACGGTGCCGCCGCGATCGGCGATCGCAACGCCGTGATCGCCAGCACCCCGCGCATCCGCATCGAGACGCCCCGCGTGTCCGGCTCGATCAACCTGAAGGGCGCGCGGATCGACGATCTCGTGCTCAAGGGCTATGATGAGACGGTCGCGAAAAACTCGCCGCCGATCCGCCTGCTGTCGCCCGCCGGTGCGCCCGACGCGTATTTCGCAAGCTTCGGCTGGCGTGCGCAGGGCCTGACCCCGCCTGCCGCTGATGCCGTCTGGACGCCCTCGGGCGCGACCACGCTGACGCCGACCACGCCGGTCACGCTCGACGCGACCAACGCTACCGGCCAGCGCTTCCGTATCCAGATCGCGGTCGACCAGGATTACATGTTCACGGTACGCCAGACCGTCCTCAACGCCGGCACCGCGCCCGTCCCTGTAGCCACCTACGGCCTCGTTAACCGCGTCGGAATCTCGAAGGATCCGTCGTCGATGACGATCCATGTCGGGCCGATGTCGGTCGACAATGGCGGCGCGCATTATCGTCCGAACTACAAGGACATCGACGAGGCCGCGCAGAAGTTCACGACGACCGGCGGCTGGCTCGGCTTCACCGACAAATACTGGCTGACCGCGATCACCCCAGACCAAGGTCAGGCGTTCGACGGCCAGTTCCGCGCCGGCGCCAACAAGTCGTACCAGGCCGATTACGCGCTCCAGCCCAAACAGGTCGCACCCGGCCAGTCGATCACGCAGGTCTCGCGCTTCTTCGCCGGCGCCAAGGAAGTCCGGCTGCTCGATCGCTACACCGATCAGGCCGGCGGCGTTGCCAAGCTCGATTACGCGATCGACTGGGGCTGGTTCCGGATCGTCGAGAAGCCGATCTTCTACTATCTCGACTGGCTGTTCCGCATGGTCGGCAACTTCGGCGTCGCGATCATCCTGCTGACCGTGACGATCCGCGGCCTGCTGTTCCCGATCGCCCAGCGCCAGTTCAAGTCGATGGCCGCGATGCGCGCCGTCCAGCCGAAAATGAAGCTGCTGCAGGAGAAGTATAAGGACGACAAGGTCCGCATGCAGCAGGAAGTGATGGCGCTGTACAAGGCGGAGAAGGTCAATCCACTCGCCGGTTGCGCCCCGACGCTGCTGCAGATTCCGATCATGTACGCGCTGTACAAGGTGCTCATGCTGACGATCGAGATGCGTCACCAGCCGTTCGTCGCGTGGATCAAGGATCTGTCCGCGCCCGATCCGCTGACGCCGCTCAACCTGTTCGGCCTGCTGCCGTTCACGCCGCCGCACATGATCGCGATCGGTGTCGTGCCGATCATCCTGGGCATCAGCATGTACTTCCAGTTCAAGCTGAACCCGACGCCGATGGACGATACGCAGAAGCAGGTCTTCAAGCTGCTGCCATGGGTGCTGATGTTCGTCATGGCGCCGTTCGCGGTCGGCCTCCAGGTGTACTGGATCACGTCGAACTGCCTGACGATCATCCAACAGAAGCTGCTCTACGCCCGCCATCCGGGCCTGAAAGTGCCGGTGACCAAGTGA
- the yidD gene encoding membrane protein insertion efficiency factor YidD has translation MLARLLILLARAWQLGPSLVLPSSCRYDPSCSAYAIEAVGRYGALKGGWLAAKRIARCHPWGGYGPDPVPDIDKKLKDAAL, from the coding sequence ATGCTAGCCCGCCTACTCATCCTCCTCGCTCGCGCTTGGCAACTCGGGCCCTCGCTCGTTCTGCCATCGAGCTGCCGCTACGATCCTTCGTGTTCCGCCTATGCAATCGAGGCCGTTGGGCGCTATGGCGCGCTCAAGGGGGGCTGGTTGGCGGCGAAGCGTATCGCGCGTTGCCATCCGTGGGGCGGGTACGGCCCCGATCCGGTCCCAGATATCGACAAGAAACTGAAAGACGCCGCCCTGTGA
- a CDS encoding Crp/Fnr family transcriptional regulator has product MISEKFLMGRGRHELSNEEKQVLEDGIESVRQVPGRKQIVRAGDLIETSTLLIEGFVCRYMDDREGQRQLVAVHVPGDFVDLHAFPMKRLDHDIATLGPVKIACFEHRTLQSITERYPHLTQKLWFSTLLDAAMHREWIFRLGRLGAEGRIAHLFCELNARLEMIGMAEDGRFMLPMTQPDLAEATGLTGVHVNRVLRALREKNLLTFKAGEVNIVDRKALAAVAEFEPQYLYGSRGE; this is encoded by the coding sequence ATGATCTCGGAAAAATTCCTCATGGGCCGTGGTCGCCATGAGTTGAGCAACGAAGAAAAGCAGGTGCTGGAGGACGGCATCGAATCCGTGCGGCAGGTGCCCGGGCGCAAGCAGATCGTCCGGGCGGGCGACCTCATCGAGACGAGCACGCTGCTGATCGAGGGGTTCGTGTGTCGCTACATGGACGACCGCGAGGGTCAGCGTCAGCTGGTCGCCGTGCACGTACCGGGCGATTTCGTCGATCTACACGCATTCCCGATGAAGCGCCTCGATCACGATATCGCGACTCTGGGGCCCGTGAAGATCGCCTGCTTCGAACACCGTACGTTGCAGTCCATCACCGAGCGCTATCCGCATCTGACGCAGAAACTGTGGTTCAGCACGCTGCTCGACGCAGCGATGCACCGCGAATGGATATTTCGGCTGGGGCGGCTCGGCGCGGAAGGGCGGATCGCGCATCTGTTCTGCGAACTGAACGCGCGGCTGGAGATGATCGGGATGGCGGAGGACGGGCGGTTCATGCTGCCGATGACGCAGCCCGATCTGGCAGAGGCGACCGGGTTGACCGGCGTTCACGTCAACCGCGTGTTGAGAGCGCTTCGCGAGAAAAACCTGCTGACGTTCAAGGCTGGCGAGGTAAATATCGTGGATCGTAAAGCACTTGCAGCCGTTGCTGAATTCGAACCACAATATCTTTACGGTTCCAGGGGCGAGTGA
- a CDS encoding urea carboxylase-associated family protein — translation MADIKTIPPRSGAGFTLDKGQTLTVIDPEGRQVSDLLAYNRADVREAISSGRTLDYASRLYLTTGDLLYSNRSNVMLEIVSDDVGRHDFLLTPCSKETFAIIYGDTDPHRGCFGNLAEALAPWDIEPDHIPVAFNCFMNVPINGETGTFTVEPPLSKAGDTIVFRAAMDLVIGMTACSALQSNGGSFKPIQYRID, via the coding sequence GTGGCTGACATCAAGACGATCCCGCCGCGCTCGGGGGCCGGTTTCACGCTCGACAAGGGGCAGACGCTCACCGTGATCGATCCAGAGGGCCGCCAGGTATCGGACTTGCTCGCCTATAACCGCGCGGATGTGCGTGAGGCGATCTCGTCGGGGCGAACGCTCGATTATGCGAGCCGGTTGTACCTGACGACCGGCGACCTGCTCTATTCGAACCGTAGCAACGTGATGCTGGAGATCGTCTCGGATGATGTGGGCCGGCATGATTTCCTGCTGACGCCGTGTTCGAAGGAAACCTTCGCGATTATCTATGGCGACACCGACCCCCATCGCGGCTGCTTCGGCAATCTCGCGGAGGCGCTCGCGCCGTGGGACATCGAGCCGGACCATATCCCGGTCGCGTTCAACTGCTTCATGAACGTGCCGATCAACGGCGAGACGGGCACGTTCACGGTCGAACCGCCGCTGAGCAAGGCCGGCGACACCATCGTCTTCCGCGCTGCCATGGACCTCGTCATCGGCATGACCGCCTGTTCAGCGCTGCAATCGAACGGGGGCAGCTTCAAGCCAATCCAGTACCGGATCGACTGA
- the yihA gene encoding ribosome biogenesis GTP-binding protein YihA/YsxC: MLEHARKLFAGHVGFLKSAPTLEFLPDASVPEVAFAGRSNVGKSSLLNALTGRNSMARTSNTPGRTQELNFFDVGAPLAFRLVDMPGYGFAKAPKDVVKKWRFLINDFLRGRDVLKRALVLIDSRHGIKDVDREILEMLDKAAVSYRMVLTKADKIKASELVDVTERTAIEARKRPAAHPDILVTSSEYGMGIPELRAAVVEAVS; encoded by the coding sequence ATGCTGGAGCATGCGCGGAAGCTGTTCGCGGGCCATGTGGGCTTCCTAAAGTCGGCGCCGACGCTTGAGTTCCTGCCCGACGCGTCGGTGCCGGAAGTAGCGTTCGCCGGTCGCTCGAACGTCGGCAAGTCATCGCTGTTGAACGCGCTGACCGGGCGCAATTCGATGGCGCGCACGTCGAACACGCCGGGCCGCACGCAGGAGCTGAACTTCTTCGACGTCGGAGCGCCGCTCGCGTTTCGCCTGGTCGACATGCCCGGCTACGGGTTCGCCAAGGCGCCCAAGGACGTCGTCAAGAAATGGCGTTTCCTGATCAACGATTTCCTCCGCGGGCGTGACGTGTTGAAGCGCGCGCTCGTGCTGATCGACTCACGCCACGGCATCAAGGACGTCGACCGCGAGATTCTCGAGATGCTCGACAAGGCCGCGGTCAGCTACCGCATGGTCCTGACCAAGGCGGACAAGATCAAGGCGTCCGAACTGGTCGACGTCACCGAGCGCACCGCGATCGAGGCGCGCAAGCGTCCGGCCGCACATCCCGACATCCTCGTCACGTCCAGCGAGTACGGCATGGGCATTCCCGAACTCCGCGCGGCCGTCGTCGAAGCGGTCAGCTAA
- a CDS encoding cell wall hydrolase: MAKRPARYVSSRRRNRSGLRPSSEHWLLLLGAVVAFAAIFGSLTDLPWPTETTTAHRKPRLTMAQARASNALVPIVAEKRKRAEPFRFRGGPAARLQATECLATAALYEAGADRDGQRAVIQVVLNRVGARGFPKSVCGVVYQGANRKTGCQFSFTCDGSQTRRPEHEGWEQARHAALRAMNGYVYTPVGRATHYHTDWLVPYWRSSLVKVATVESHIFYQRR; this comes from the coding sequence ATGGCGAAGCGACCGGCCCGATATGTCTCATCGCGGCGGCGCAATCGATCCGGGCTGAGACCATCGTCCGAGCATTGGCTTCTTCTCCTCGGCGCAGTGGTCGCGTTCGCGGCGATCTTCGGATCGCTGACCGATTTGCCCTGGCCGACCGAAACTACCACGGCGCACCGCAAGCCACGTCTCACGATGGCGCAGGCGCGCGCTTCCAATGCGCTGGTCCCGATCGTTGCCGAAAAGCGCAAGCGAGCGGAGCCGTTCCGGTTTCGTGGCGGTCCTGCGGCGCGCCTCCAGGCGACCGAATGCCTCGCCACCGCTGCGCTCTATGAGGCTGGCGCCGACCGTGACGGACAACGTGCAGTCATCCAGGTCGTGCTCAACCGGGTCGGCGCGCGTGGCTTCCCCAAGTCGGTCTGCGGGGTCGTCTATCAAGGTGCGAACCGGAAGACGGGATGCCAGTTCTCGTTCACCTGCGACGGCTCGCAGACACGGCGGCCCGAGCACGAGGGCTGGGAACAGGCGAGGCACGCGGCACTGCGGGCGATGAACGGCTACGTCTATACGCCGGTCGGCCGCGCAACCCATTACCACACCGACTGGCTCGTACCGTACTGGCGCAGTTCGCTCGTCAAGGTGGCTACCGTCGAGTCGCACATCTTCTACCAGCGCCGCTGA
- a CDS encoding YifB family Mg chelatase-like AAA ATPase — MAAIVATVAYLGLEARAVEVQVQLIPGLPAFNVVGLADKAVGESRERVRGAIAGMGLSLPPKRIAVNLSPADLPKEGSHFDLPIALALLAAMGVADAEALADYVIVGELGLDARITASPGVLLAALHASEVGKGLVCPAAQGSEAAWAGEIEVIAAPDLLSLLNHFKGHGLLSPPKPGIAEHADHGPDLRQVKGQETAKRALEIAAAGSHNLLMVGPPGSGKSLMASCLPGILPPLDPAEALEVSMVQSVAGTLSGGRLTRTRPFRAPHHSASMAALTGGGLKVKPGEVSLAHLGVLFLDELPEFQRAVLDSLRQPLETGTVSVARANAHVTFPARVQLIAAMNPCRCGHLGDASLACARAPKCAADYQAKVSGPLLDRIDLHIDVQAVSAADLILPPPTEGSAEVSARVSAARAIQTERYRDHPVRTNAEADGALLDAVATPDEAGRKLLAHAAEAMRLTARGYTRILRVARTIADLAGSDTVGRIHIAEALSYRRQPPRS, encoded by the coding sequence ATGGCGGCGATCGTAGCGACGGTGGCATATCTTGGGCTGGAGGCGCGCGCGGTCGAGGTGCAAGTCCAACTGATTCCGGGACTTCCTGCGTTCAACGTGGTTGGGCTGGCGGATAAGGCGGTCGGTGAAAGCCGCGAACGCGTACGCGGTGCGATCGCCGGGATGGGGCTGTCGCTGCCGCCGAAGCGCATCGCGGTGAACCTGTCGCCCGCCGATCTGCCGAAAGAAGGATCGCATTTCGATCTTCCTATCGCGCTGGCGTTGCTGGCGGCGATGGGGGTGGCCGATGCTGAGGCGCTGGCGGACTATGTGATCGTTGGCGAGCTTGGCCTTGATGCGCGGATCACGGCGTCGCCGGGAGTCCTGCTCGCGGCATTGCACGCGTCGGAGGTGGGGAAGGGGCTCGTATGCCCCGCCGCGCAAGGTTCGGAAGCGGCATGGGCAGGCGAAATCGAGGTTATCGCTGCACCCGACCTGCTGTCATTGCTCAACCACTTCAAGGGCCACGGCCTGCTCAGCCCACCCAAGCCGGGAATCGCAGAGCACGCCGACCACGGTCCAGACCTGCGGCAGGTGAAGGGGCAGGAAACCGCCAAGCGCGCGCTGGAGATCGCAGCCGCCGGATCGCATAATCTCTTGATGGTTGGGCCCCCTGGCTCGGGCAAGTCGCTGATGGCTTCGTGCCTGCCCGGCATCCTGCCACCGCTCGACCCCGCCGAGGCGCTCGAGGTGTCGATGGTGCAATCGGTAGCGGGCACGCTTTCCGGCGGCCGCCTGACCCGCACGCGTCCCTTTCGTGCCCCGCACCATTCCGCCTCGATGGCGGCACTCACCGGGGGCGGGCTGAAGGTGAAGCCGGGGGAGGTCAGCCTCGCACATCTCGGCGTGCTCTTCCTCGACGAACTCCCGGAGTTCCAGCGCGCCGTCCTCGATTCGCTGCGCCAACCGCTTGAGACGGGCACGGTCAGCGTCGCCCGTGCCAACGCGCACGTCACCTTTCCTGCGCGCGTACAGTTGATCGCCGCGATGAACCCGTGTCGGTGCGGCCACCTCGGCGACGCGAGCCTGGCCTGCGCGAGGGCCCCGAAATGCGCCGCGGATTATCAGGCGAAGGTGTCGGGTCCGCTACTCGACCGAATCGACCTGCACATCGACGTCCAGGCGGTCAGCGCCGCCGACCTGATCCTTCCGCCGCCGACCGAAGGCTCGGCAGAGGTTTCCGCCCGCGTTTCCGCCGCCCGAGCGATCCAGACCGAGCGATACCGCGACCACCCGGTTCGTACGAATGCGGAGGCGGATGGCGCGCTGCTCGACGCCGTTGCCACGCCCGACGAAGCCGGCCGCAAACTCCTCGCCCACGCCGCCGAAGCGATGCGCCTGACCGCGCGCGGCTACACCCGCATCCTCCGCGTCGCCCGCACCATCGCCGATCTCGCGGGCAGCGATACCGTCGGTCGTATCCACATTGCCGAGGCGCTAAGTTACCGCCGTCAGCCGCCCCGAAGCTAA
- the rnpA gene encoding ribonuclease P protein component — protein sequence MLDKRRDFLAANAGKRAPMPGFVLLMRPRDDGDETMRIGFTVTKKIGNAVVRNRMKRRLRALARELLAERGVAGADHVLIGRNGGVERDYALLRTELGKAFRKVTPQPASATPEHPTTPAKAGAQLGKRP from the coding sequence ATTCTAGACAAACGCCGCGATTTTCTCGCGGCGAATGCGGGGAAGCGCGCACCGATGCCAGGATTCGTCCTGCTCATGCGACCCCGCGATGACGGTGACGAGACGATGCGAATCGGCTTCACCGTCACCAAGAAGATCGGCAACGCCGTCGTCCGGAACCGCATGAAACGGCGGTTGCGGGCGTTGGCGCGTGAGCTGTTGGCGGAGCGCGGCGTTGCCGGGGCTGACCATGTGTTGATCGGGCGCAACGGCGGGGTCGAGCGGGATTACGCTTTGTTGCGGACCGAGCTCGGTAAGGCGTTCCGTAAGGTCACGCCTCAACCTGCTTCCGCGACGCCAGAGCACCCCACCACCCCGGCGAAGGCCGGGGCCCAATTGGGAAAGCGGCCGTGA